The Mycolicibacterium aichiense region CGGCCTTGGACGAGTGGTCGGTCCGGGTTGTGCACCCGGTCGTAATCCAGATCCTTCTGGTCGTCGACCATGCGCAGGAAGGCACCGGCGGCGTTGAGCGCCATAATCTTCAGCGCGGTATCCCAGGAAAGCCGCCACGGGCCGGAGGACTGCCCGACGACCACGACCATGGACTCGACCGCGATCACCCACAGCGCCAGATAGACGGGATAGACGGGCAGGCAACGTTCGACCAGGAACGCGCCGATACCGCCTGTCCGCCGCAGGACCGTCATTCCATGAATGCCAGTTCGATGGTGGCCCTGGTCTGACCCGACTGGGTGATGTCGCCCCGGAACGTCAGCGGGTCGGGGCCGTCGCGCGTCATGGACACCGTGCTCACCGAATCCATTTCGGCGAACGACTGAAATCCGATCCTCAGCCACGCCGGACCTACGAGATCTTCCGCGTGCGAATCGGCTATCACCAGGGACAGTTGTCGGGCGGCCTCGATGATGAGTCCGCCGGGGAGGTGGTCGAGGGGATGGTCGAAGAGAGTCGCGTGACTGATGTCCACCACGAGCGGCGCGCTCGCCGCGCCACTTTCAGCCACGTGGACTGGGGCACCGATCACCACATTCTCGATCCGTGTCCGCCCGACCGACCGAGGATCGGCCGGAACCGGCTGCGGCCCCGGATCCCAACTCGCACCGGCCCGCATCCGGTCCCACTTCTCCACCGGCATCCAGTTGAACGCGGCCGACAGTTCCATCGTCTTGGTGCCCTCATGGGCCACTACGGCACGGACCTCCAGACCATGCACCGCCTCGTGGCCGTCACGGCGAAATTCCTTCTGCACCGCCATGTTCAGTTCCAGATCCAGCATCTCGGCACCGCACGCCAGATGGTCGAAGTCGACCACAGCCAGCTCGTAGAGCCGCACGGTATGCCGGGCGTCCGGCGGTGCTTCATAGAACAAGTGGCTGCCCGCGATGCACGCCTGCCGAAACGCCTCCAGAACGAGCAGCGGATCGTAGTACGAACGCTGCCGCCCTAATCCATCGGAGTGGAAGCTGTGCAGCCGAGGCAATTGGGCATGTGCCGTCCAGGTGTCCCGCCGTCCGCCCATCGCGGTGACCAACACTTCGGAGACCGCGCGCTTGTGCACCAACTCTCGGCGAATCGTCTGAGAATACCTCTCCCCGTTCATATCCCGTCACCTCCCTGTCGGTGCATCGGAAGATAGGAGGACTCGATCACGATCCGGAACCACGGATCGACGTCAATGCCTCGTCTGTCTGCATCCGCCAATGCGGCCAGCCATTCCTCACCGGTTCGGGGTCGATCCCACCCACCGACCCCAAGGCATTGCCAGACGGCGTCCTGCGCGGCGGTGAGGTCACCGCATCTGCGGTCAAGGCCGGACTCGATACCGTCGACGATGCGAACGGCATCTGCTGTTGCATCGGCGCCTTGGACGCACGCAGAAATCACCTCGCTCAGTTGCGGATCGGGAAAGTAGATACTCATCTCCCGCAGCACATCGTCGGGGTCATCGGGAGTATGAACCTTGTTCAGCAAATAGGTTCCGGCCGCCAGCGCATGCCGTAGGTGATGAGGTTGCCGCTGCGCCGGGTCGGCGGGGCCTTTGTCCGCCGTGAGCCGGACCGAGACCGGCTGCTCATCGTCGGGATGACCGACGACGAGGACCAGCGACGGTGACAGTCCGGCGAGACGGTCCGCAACCCGGCGACGCTCGGCGGTCGCGCGGTGCCAGTTGAAGTACCACAACGCCCGTAGATGCAGATACGTCAGCTGCACCGGATACGCCCCGACGATGCGATAGCCGTGATCGAGCAGCCAGGTGATGGCCGATCCCATCGCTGCGGTGACGGCCGCATCGGGCTTGAGCAGCATCAGCGCATGCTCGTGGGCGAACGTGGCACGGTCGATGTTCATCGCCGCGAGTGCATCGCACGTCTCGATGAAGTAGGTGTCCGAGTCATACCGGCTGCCTGTGCGGATCATGCGAAACTCCTCGTGGCCTGCAACCGGGCCAGCACCTCGGCGACCGACGGCTCAGGCCGCCCCAAATAGCCAGTGCGTAAGCAGGAGTCGAGAAGGCGGCGGAAGTAGCCGGGACCGATGGCAGGCGGCGTGACACCGAGTCGCTCACGGGTGTTGGTGCTGTCGAACTCCAGACGCCGCCGCAGGTAGCTCGTGTAGAGGATCCCCACTTTATCGAAATAGCGGCGCTCGATGTCGTCGAGATCAGACTCGCTGAACGTGCTGGGCGGCACGAAATCAGGAATGCAGAAGGACGGATACTCGGCAAGGACATCGGAGACGGTGCGCAGCGAAAGGGCGTTGGCGCCGACGGCATGGAATGTCCGTCCGATGTTGTCGTCGAACTTCTCCACCGCGGCCGCGACGACGTCGGCGACGTGGCCGATCGGGACCAATCCCAATGTCGCGGAGTAGTTTCCGGGCAGCGTCCGCAGCCTGCCCTCGACGATCACCTTGAGCAGTTGGTAGATGTGCTTGTAGACCCCGGTGTTCCCGGTGCGGTACTCGCCGGTCACGATGCCGGGGCGGACGATCACCGACGGGAGTCCGGCTTCGGCGACCAGTTGTTCGGCCCGATACTTGCTGTGTTCGTAGGCGTTGCTGAACCGCTGGCCGATATCGAGCTGGTCCTCGTAGAAGACCCCTTCGGTCTCGCCGCACACGTAGGTGGTGCTCACATAGACCAGGCCGGCATCCAGGCGGCGCGCCAAGGCCACGGCATTGGCCGTCCCGTCAACGTTGATCTCGGTGTAGCGCTGCTCCGGCAGCCCGAAGTCGGTGACCGCGGCGGAATGCACCACCACGTCGACCTCGTTCGCGAGTTCCGACACGGTCTGCTCGTCGAGGCCGAAGTCTTCGCTGCGGACGTCACCGGTCAGCACTCGCGCGGCGGCGACCGGGCGATCGTGGGTCAGCGCGACGACGGTGCGCCCGCGGCGGGACAGCCGGGCGATGACGCCGGCGCCCACGTGTCCGGCGGCGCCGGTGACCAACACGGTGGCGCTCATGTCGATTCCTTCTGGGATTGAACGAGATTCACCAAATCACCGACGGTCGCGACGCCGGCTAGCGCCTCCTGGTCGAGCTGCGGCAGCTCGAAGGCGCGCTCGACGGCGATCGACAGCTCGAGCAGTCGCAACGAGGTGTATCCGAGATCGCCGATCAGGGAGCTGCTCAGGCCCGGCTCGCCGGCCGTGTCGGGGGCCATCGCCGCGACCAGCGCCAGAACCTCATCGCCGATGTCGCTCATGACGTCGGCCTCGCTGCAGGTTGGGCTCCGCCGGTGGTCAGCAGATCGCGGATCTCGTCCAGTTCGACATAGGCGTCGAAGTATCCGCCCATGCGCAGCCAGTGATATCCGTACCGGATGGTTCGCTGCCACTCTTCCCTCGAGGCGAACGACGAGGGGAAGTTCTCGCCGCAGGTGACCTTGCGCACCTCGGCAACGAACGCATCGAGTTCCTGGTGCACCGACCCTGCGTCATCCTCGTCGGCGATGGAGAGCTCGCTGAGGCCGCGGGCGGTCTGAGCCAACCGGGGGTGCTCAGGTATCAGCGTGTCCAGCCTGCTCACCAGCACCGGATCAGCAGGCAGCGGGGTGATTCCCCAGGCGCTGGCCAGGATTCGGACGGCCATGGTCACGATCCGTCTCCCGCACAGTGACGCGACCCGCCATTGCCCGTCCTTCACCGCACCGCTGAAATCTTCGCGAGCGTTCTCGAGCACCATGTTGGCCAACAACAACGCCCCAGCGCACTCGGCGAAAGCCCGTGCGCCCAGAGGGGATCGGACGATGTCCCGGTCAGTGATCGCGCCATCGATCGTGACCGCCGGGCGCTGGGTGGACGGCAGCGGTGTGAGCGGCCGGCCGGGTGCGCACATCGCCGCCACCGGTGTGATCACCGCCCCGCTCCGCCAGGCCAGTCCGACGAGGCCGTAGTCGACGAACAGTGCGATGTGATTCACGGCAGCCTGGGTGGTGGCGATCGACTCACCGAAGATCACCTTCCGCCACGATTGCGCGCAGTCGGCGGACAGGACGAAGACGTCGGTTTTGTCGCGCACGACATGGGTGGCGGTTCCGATGGGCCAGGTGGTGACTCCTGGCACCCGGCGTAGTACGACGTTCGTGGGATCGAGCGCGATTCTCGGACCGCCCAATCGCACGGCCAGTGCCAACGCCCGCTCGACGACGCCCCGGTTCGAATCCGTTGAAGCGGCTGTCGCGTCGAGGGTTTCGTAGTCATCCAGCAGTGCCGCGACGGTCGCGTCGGCGTCGCGTGAGAGCCGGGCGATCTGCTCCGGCAGCCACTTGATCTCGATGTACCCCTCACCACGCGCGGCGAGGAACGCTTTCATCTGCTGCGCAACGCCTTCTCGGGCCCACCGCATCGCCTCGTAGCCGTCACCGAGCAGGGCCAGCGCGACAGCATGTCGCAGGCATCCGCCGGCCCGCCTGCGCCACCATGAGCTGAGCAAGGTGGTGAGCTCGGCGTAGGAGACGATGTCGAGGAGCTGCGCGTAGTCGGGTCCGACGTACAGCGGGATGCCGCGCAGGAACCGCTGAACCCGGTTGAGCAGGTCCTCGGACACCCCGGCCACCGAACCTGTGTCGATCGCCCGTCTGACCTTCAGCAGCCGTTGGCGGATCTGCTCGTGCGATTGGGCCCGAATCTCCACTCGGCGACCGTCGACGAACAGAACCGTGGGCATCACCGGCTGTTCAGCGCCGGGCACCAACAGCAGGAAGTCGATGTCGGAGCCTTCATTGCCGAAACCCTCGGCGAGCGATCCCTCGAAATGCACTGTCGCATCATCGGGAATCACGGCGAGCTCGCGGGCCTTCTCGAACAGTGCGCGGACCCGTTGGAGCCCCCGCACGTCTCGGTTCGTGCCACTGATGGCGAGCAATCTCGACCTGGTGAATCGGCCCGCGCGCCACTGTTGCCACATGTGCGCCCGACGCGGCTTGCCGCTCGACGTCCGGGACAGCGTTCCGCGCGGTGTACTGATCAGCCACAACGGGGCTTGCTCACCGACGTTCGCCTGCAGGGATCGGATTGCGGCGGTGACCATCTCGGGGGTCACCTTCATGTGTTCGATGAAGACCGCGACACCGGGCCGCTCGGTCTCGTTGACCGCGACGGCGACCACGCGACTCGGGGCGATCCCGATCGCCTCGGCGATGGTCACGTCCAGGTCTTCGGTGAAGATACTGCGCCCGTTGATCTTCAGGCTCGTCCCCAACCGTCCCAGTACGTGCAGTTGGCCGTCGAGCAGGAATCCGGCGTCACCGGTGCGCAGCTCGTCACCGACGAACCGGGTGGTGCTGTCGCAATCCCCGTGGTAGCCCAACCCCACCGACGGCCCGGACAAGACGATCTCGCCCAAGACCCCGTCAGGCAGCCGGTCACCGGACTCGTCGGCGATCCAGACCGCATGTCCCGGCGCGGCCCTGCCGACCGACACCACCCAATCGCTACCGGTGTCGGCGGTGATGTCGCCCGTCACGCGTGCGAGCACCCGAACCGGATGGCCGTGGCGCAGGGTGGTCCGGTCCACCCGGACCATCCGGTGCGGGTCGCCCAGACGGTGCGAGGTGGCGAACAACGTGTGCTCGGCAAGACCGTATGAGGGCATGAACGCTTCCGGGGAAAAGCCATGGCCCGCAGTCAGTTCGGTGAACGCCCGCAGATGTGCCGGATTGATGGGCTCGGCCCCGACGACCAGCGTCGCAAGCCCTGACAGATCGATGTCACCGAGATCATCCGGTGTGAGCCTGGTGCTGGTGTACACCAGCCCGAACGACGGAGATGCGGTGTGCTGCGAGGAGGCGGTGGCTTTCAGCCACCGCAGTGGATCGCGGATGAACTGGTCGGGACGCATCAGTTGCAGATGGCGCTGACGTGTCATCGCCTGGAAGAGCACCCCAATCAGCCCCATGTCGTGATAGAGCGGAAGCCAGGAGACACCGACCTGGCCGTCGGCCATCCCGCAGAGTTCCTCCATCACATCGAGGTTGGTGGCCAGGCTGTGCCAACTGATACTGGCGCCACGCGGAGCGCTCGTCGAACCCGAGGTCATCTGCAGCAACACGGCGGGGGCGGGTTCGGCGAGCTCTGCCAAGAGGTCGCACTCCGGAACACCCTCGATCGCAACCAGTTTCGGCTCGCGAGCAAGCCCGGTGATCGCACGGCGCGCCAGCTCGACGAATGCCGACGACACCACCATCGCGCGGCAGCCCGATGCTCCGAGGATGCCGCGCAGGTGGGCGGTGTACTGATCGGGCGGTTGGAACATCGGCGGGACGATCGGGGTGAGTGTGGCACCCGCGGCCAACACCCCGAACATCGTCGACAAGCACAGGTCGGAGGTCGGCATCAACACGCTGACGACGTCACCCGGGCGGACACCGTCGTCGATCAGCCGGCGGGCGATGCGTCGCGCATTGTCGGCCAGCACGCGGTAGGTGACGAAGTCCCAGCCGCTCTTGTCATTGGCCAGGTGGATCCCGGTGTGGTCCCGCGGTTCCATCAACCAGCCGCGGATGCGATCGACGTCGTTCATGGTCCGGGCTCTTCCACCAGGACCACCCGGCCAGTGGCTCCGTCGACGCTCACCGTCATTCCGGTGCGAACCGCTGCGGTCAGACCGTCGATCTGCACGACGGTCGG contains the following coding sequences:
- a CDS encoding AMP-binding protein, whose amino-acid sequence is MNDVDRIRGWLMEPRDHTGIHLANDKSGWDFVTYRVLADNARRIARRLIDDGVRPGDVVSVLMPTSDLCLSTMFGVLAAGATLTPIVPPMFQPPDQYTAHLRGILGASGCRAMVVSSAFVELARRAITGLAREPKLVAIEGVPECDLLAELAEPAPAVLLQMTSGSTSAPRGASISWHSLATNLDVMEELCGMADGQVGVSWLPLYHDMGLIGVLFQAMTRQRHLQLMRPDQFIRDPLRWLKATASSQHTASPSFGLVYTSTRLTPDDLGDIDLSGLATLVVGAEPINPAHLRAFTELTAGHGFSPEAFMPSYGLAEHTLFATSHRLGDPHRMVRVDRTTLRHGHPVRVLARVTGDITADTGSDWVVSVGRAAPGHAVWIADESGDRLPDGVLGEIVLSGPSVGLGYHGDCDSTTRFVGDELRTGDAGFLLDGQLHVLGRLGTSLKINGRSIFTEDLDVTIAEAIGIAPSRVVAVAVNETERPGVAVFIEHMKVTPEMVTAAIRSLQANVGEQAPLWLISTPRGTLSRTSSGKPRRAHMWQQWRAGRFTRSRLLAISGTNRDVRGLQRVRALFEKARELAVIPDDATVHFEGSLAEGFGNEGSDIDFLLLVPGAEQPVMPTVLFVDGRRVEIRAQSHEQIRQRLLKVRRAIDTGSVAGVSEDLLNRVQRFLRGIPLYVGPDYAQLLDIVSYAELTTLLSSWWRRRAGGCLRHAVALALLGDGYEAMRWAREGVAQQMKAFLAARGEGYIEIKWLPEQIARLSRDADATVAALLDDYETLDATAASTDSNRGVVERALALAVRLGGPRIALDPTNVVLRRVPGVTTWPIGTATHVVRDKTDVFVLSADCAQSWRKVIFGESIATTQAAVNHIALFVDYGLVGLAWRSGAVITPVAAMCAPGRPLTPLPSTQRPAVTIDGAITDRDIVRSPLGARAFAECAGALLLANMVLENAREDFSGAVKDGQWRVASLCGRRIVTMAVRILASAWGITPLPADPVLVSRLDTLIPEHPRLAQTARGLSELSIADEDDAGSVHQELDAFVAEVRKVTCGENFPSSFASREEWQRTIRYGYHWLRMGGYFDAYVELDEIRDLLTTGGAQPAARPTS
- a CDS encoding acyl carrier protein, with translation MSDIGDEVLALVAAMAPDTAGEPGLSSSLIGDLGYTSLRLLELSIAVERAFELPQLDQEALAGVATVGDLVNLVQSQKEST
- a CDS encoding AfsA-related hotdog domain-containing protein, producing the protein MNGERYSQTIRRELVHKRAVSEVLVTAMGGRRDTWTAHAQLPRLHSFHSDGLGRQRSYYDPLLVLEAFRQACIAGSHLFYEAPPDARHTVRLYELAVVDFDHLACGAEMLDLELNMAVQKEFRRDGHEAVHGLEVRAVVAHEGTKTMELSAAFNWMPVEKWDRMRAGASWDPGPQPVPADPRSVGRTRIENVVIGAPVHVAESGAASAPLVVDISHATLFDHPLDHLPGGLIIEAARQLSLVIADSHAEDLVGPAWLRIGFQSFAEMDSVSTVSMTRDGPDPLTFRGDITQSGQTRATIELAFME
- a CDS encoding nucleoside-diphosphate kinase, coding for MIRTGSRYDSDTYFIETCDALAAMNIDRATFAHEHALMLLKPDAAVTAAMGSAITWLLDHGYRIVGAYPVQLTYLHLRALWYFNWHRATAERRRVADRLAGLSPSLVLVVGHPDDEQPVSVRLTADKGPADPAQRQPHHLRHALAAGTYLLNKVHTPDDPDDVLREMSIYFPDPQLSEVISACVQGADATADAVRIVDGIESGLDRRCGDLTAAQDAVWQCLGVGGWDRPRTGEEWLAALADADRRGIDVDPWFRIVIESSYLPMHRQGGDGI
- a CDS encoding SDR family oxidoreductase, which codes for MSATVLVTGAAGHVGAGVIARLSRRGRTVVALTHDRPVAAARVLTGDVRSEDFGLDEQTVSELANEVDVVVHSAAVTDFGLPEQRYTEINVDGTANAVALARRLDAGLVYVSTTYVCGETEGVFYEDQLDIGQRFSNAYEHSKYRAEQLVAEAGLPSVIVRPGIVTGEYRTGNTGVYKHIYQLLKVIVEGRLRTLPGNYSATLGLVPIGHVADVVAAAVEKFDDNIGRTFHAVGANALSLRTVSDVLAEYPSFCIPDFVPPSTFSESDLDDIERRYFDKVGILYTSYLRRRLEFDSTNTRERLGVTPPAIGPGYFRRLLDSCLRTGYLGRPEPSVAEVLARLQATRSFA